One window of Corynebacterium doosanense CAU 212 = DSM 45436 genomic DNA carries:
- a CDS encoding RelA/SpoT family protein produces the protein MATSNDRNSRRTSSGMRSMSARLARSLTGGSRLRINPVLDPLLSIHREFHPKADAELLNRAYDRAELLHQGVIRKSGDPYITHPLAVATVCAEIGMDTTTLVAALLHDTVEDTDYSLEDLTEEFGAEVARLVDGVTKLDKVALGAAAEAETIRKMIVAMASDPRVLVIKVADRLHNMRTMRFLPPEKQAKKASQTLEVIAPLAHRLGMASVKWELEDLSFAILHPKKYDEVVRLVADRAPSRDRALKEITSELGAALRTNGIEAEVQGRPKHYWSIYQKMIVGGREFDEIFDLVGLRILVDNVNDCYAAIGVVHSLYAALPGRFKDYISNPRFGVYQSLHTTVMSDSGRPLEVQVRTHEMHYNAEFGVAAHWRYKETKGSHKGDVAEVEQMAWMRQLLSWQKEAADPNEFLDSLRYDLTSNQIFAFTPKGDVVNLVAGSTTVDFAYAVHTEVGHRCIGAKVNGKLVALESTLKSGDRVEIFTSKDPEAGPSRDWQDFVVSPRAKAKIRQWFAKERREEHLDSGRDALAQEVQRGGLPLHRLFTAESMRQVAAQLHYPDIDALYTAIGAGHVSAQHVAQRLMATFGDEDDAVDALTDRAPLSQLVDKRARVSEGGTGILVEGSPDVLAKLAKCCQPVPGDEIFGFVTRGGGVSVHRADCTNAEKLRDEPERLMSVSWDTDPTTGGAFAATLQVEALDHSRLLYSLTKVLSEQKLSVTAMNSHIADDRVATIRFTIAVSDTKQLGSLITLLRNTEGVFDVYRVTA, from the coding sequence ATGGCCACCAGCAACGACAGGAACTCCCGACGTACGTCCTCGGGAATGCGCAGCATGTCCGCGCGGTTGGCCAGGTCGCTGACCGGCGGCAGCCGCTTGCGCATCAACCCGGTCCTGGACCCGCTGCTGTCCATCCACCGCGAGTTCCACCCCAAGGCCGACGCCGAGCTGCTCAACCGCGCCTATGACCGCGCGGAACTGCTGCACCAGGGCGTGATCCGCAAGTCCGGCGACCCCTACATCACCCACCCGCTGGCCGTGGCCACGGTGTGCGCGGAGATCGGCATGGACACCACCACGCTGGTGGCCGCGCTGCTGCACGACACGGTGGAGGACACCGACTACTCGCTGGAGGACCTCACAGAGGAGTTCGGCGCCGAGGTGGCACGCCTGGTCGACGGCGTGACCAAGCTGGACAAGGTCGCCCTCGGCGCGGCCGCGGAGGCGGAGACGATCCGCAAGATGATCGTCGCCATGGCCAGCGACCCCCGCGTGCTGGTGATCAAGGTGGCCGACCGGCTGCACAACATGCGCACCATGCGTTTCCTGCCGCCGGAGAAGCAGGCGAAGAAGGCCAGCCAGACCCTGGAGGTCATCGCCCCGCTCGCGCACCGCCTGGGCATGGCGAGTGTGAAGTGGGAGCTGGAGGACCTGTCCTTCGCCATCCTGCACCCGAAGAAGTACGACGAGGTCGTGCGACTGGTCGCCGACCGCGCGCCGTCCCGCGACCGCGCGCTCAAGGAGATCACCTCCGAGCTCGGCGCCGCGCTGCGCACCAACGGCATCGAGGCCGAGGTCCAGGGCAGGCCGAAGCACTACTGGTCGATCTACCAGAAGATGATCGTGGGTGGCCGCGAGTTCGACGAGATCTTCGACCTCGTGGGCCTGCGCATCCTCGTGGACAACGTCAACGACTGCTACGCCGCCATCGGCGTGGTGCACTCCCTCTACGCCGCGCTTCCGGGCAGGTTCAAGGACTACATCTCCAACCCGCGTTTCGGGGTGTACCAGTCCCTGCACACCACGGTGATGTCCGACAGCGGCCGCCCGCTGGAGGTGCAGGTGCGCACCCATGAGATGCACTACAACGCCGAGTTCGGCGTGGCCGCGCACTGGCGGTACAAGGAGACCAAGGGTTCACACAAGGGCGACGTGGCCGAGGTGGAGCAGATGGCGTGGATGCGCCAGTTGCTCAGCTGGCAGAAGGAGGCCGCGGACCCCAACGAGTTCCTCGACTCCCTGCGCTACGACCTCACCAGCAACCAGATCTTCGCCTTCACCCCGAAGGGCGACGTGGTCAACCTCGTGGCCGGGTCCACCACGGTGGACTTCGCCTATGCGGTACACACGGAGGTGGGCCACCGCTGCATCGGCGCCAAGGTCAACGGCAAGCTCGTGGCCCTGGAGTCGACGCTGAAGTCGGGTGACCGGGTGGAGATCTTCACCTCCAAGGACCCGGAGGCCGGGCCCTCGCGCGACTGGCAGGACTTTGTCGTCTCCCCACGCGCGAAGGCGAAGATCCGCCAGTGGTTCGCCAAGGAGCGCCGCGAGGAGCATCTGGACAGCGGCCGCGACGCCCTCGCCCAGGAGGTCCAGCGCGGCGGCCTGCCCCTGCACCGCCTGTTCACGGCCGAGTCCATGCGCCAGGTGGCGGCCCAGCTGCACTACCCGGACATCGACGCGCTCTACACCGCCATCGGCGCCGGCCACGTCTCGGCGCAGCACGTGGCGCAGCGGCTCATGGCCACCTTCGGCGACGAGGACGACGCGGTCGACGCCCTCACGGATCGCGCGCCGCTCTCGCAGCTGGTGGACAAACGCGCCCGCGTCTCCGAGGGCGGCACGGGCATTCTCGTCGAGGGCAGCCCGGACGTGCTGGCCAAGCTGGCCAAGTGCTGCCAGCCCGTGCCCGGCGATGAGATCTTCGGGTTTGTCACCCGCGGCGGGGGAGTTTCGGTGCACCGCGCGGACTGCACGAACGCGGAGAAACTTCGCGACGAGCCGGAGCGCCTCATGAGCGTCTCCTGGGACACCGACCCCACCACGGGCGGGGCCTTCGCGGCCACGCTCCAGGTGGAGGCCCTGGATCACTCCCGCCTGCTCTACTCGCTAACCAAGGTTCTCAGTGAGCAGAAGCTGTCGGTCACGGCGATGAACTCCCACATCGCTGATGATCGCGTGGCGACGATCCGGTTCACCATCGCTGTCTCCGACACGAAGCAGCTCGGCTCGCTGATCACCCTGCTGCGCAACACCGAGGGTGTGTTCGACGTCTACCGCGTCACTGCCTAG
- a CDS encoding adenine phosphoribosyltransferase codes for MTAQKYANAAEAIGDKIRLVPDFPEPGVLFEDLTPVLADAEAFATVVSSLSQACRDLGADLIGGLDARGFLLGSAVAFDMGLGILAIRKQGKLPPPVITEEYSLEYGTAALEIPAGQTDLQGKRVVLVDDVLATGGTLLAATKLLESCGAEVSGYVVVLEVPGLGGREKLRDGSLVVINESDA; via the coding sequence GTGACAGCACAGAAGTACGCTAACGCCGCCGAGGCCATCGGCGACAAGATCCGCCTGGTCCCGGACTTTCCGGAGCCGGGTGTGCTCTTCGAGGACCTCACCCCGGTGCTCGCGGACGCGGAGGCCTTCGCCACCGTCGTGAGCTCGCTCTCGCAGGCGTGCCGCGACCTCGGTGCGGACCTCATCGGCGGCCTCGATGCCCGCGGGTTCCTGCTCGGCTCGGCCGTCGCCTTCGACATGGGCCTGGGCATCCTGGCGATCCGCAAGCAGGGCAAACTCCCGCCGCCGGTGATCACCGAGGAGTACTCCCTGGAGTACGGCACCGCGGCGCTGGAGATCCCGGCGGGCCAGACGGACCTGCAGGGCAAGCGGGTCGTTCTGGTCGACGACGTCCTCGCCACCGGCGGGACCCTGCTCGCGGCCACCAAACTCCTGGAATCCTGCGGCGCCGAGGTCAGCGGCTACGTCGTGGTCCTGGAGGTGCCCGGCCTGGGAGGACGCGAGAAGCTTCGCGACGGCTCCCTGGTAGTCATCAACGAGTCGGACGCCTGA
- a CDS encoding ABC transporter substrate-binding protein has protein sequence MIRAHRRARGVGAMLAATALLTTACSGDGAPLGAEDQESTADHFGYQVNESLVTTNAASSAGASTNAQLVSARVYPGAFVEGPSGQMIPNTDLVSAQTLPGTTPQVQYTITEGATFSDGNPVTCLDFQLAFVTGTMTDLFDSHEPMMGQVTDLHCAPDAKQFTVVFADGQGGRWRQLFGPGTVLPSHAIAAKAGIDEPTLHTALVDRDYSVLAGVAEVWNTGFSLDAFDSALQVASGPYVIDHVGEAGEVVLVPNGQYPGDAAATNPLVVWPREADTTELVAEGALRIADVPTSDPAWVNRDDTMNPFIVEPVVGLLTDSLKLSDGGVIASPEYRQLFAACVDRRAVAEASSRIAGVEVSPVVLHTVPHDDPIHHQLDDIGQSHLEPNYASASGLWGMTVNVGYQGPDARKAAMVEALATSCEQAGITVVDASAEGSSLTDLGSATEQGTIDAFLGAIDPRTEYGSVSAGLTQVDALRKAEEAMWQQLPSIPLAAEPRIFVRDKNVSNVVVYSGLTGIGWNKDRWQLSTGETASGSSEPSEEDSSSDSTEVR, from the coding sequence ATGATCCGCGCACACCGCCGGGCCCGCGGCGTGGGCGCCATGCTCGCCGCCACCGCCCTGCTCACCACCGCATGCTCGGGTGACGGCGCTCCGCTAGGCGCCGAGGACCAGGAGAGCACCGCCGACCACTTCGGCTACCAGGTCAACGAGTCGCTGGTGACCACCAACGCCGCCAGCTCCGCGGGTGCGAGCACCAACGCGCAGCTCGTCTCCGCGCGGGTGTACCCCGGTGCCTTCGTCGAGGGCCCGTCGGGGCAGATGATCCCCAACACCGACCTCGTCTCCGCGCAGACCTTGCCTGGCACGACGCCGCAGGTGCAGTACACCATCACCGAGGGCGCGACGTTCAGCGACGGCAACCCGGTGACCTGCCTCGACTTCCAGCTCGCCTTCGTCACTGGCACCATGACCGACCTCTTCGACTCGCACGAGCCGATGATGGGCCAGGTCACCGACCTGCACTGCGCGCCCGACGCCAAGCAGTTCACCGTGGTCTTCGCCGACGGCCAGGGCGGGCGCTGGCGCCAGCTCTTCGGCCCCGGCACCGTGCTGCCGTCCCACGCCATCGCGGCGAAGGCGGGTATCGACGAACCGACCCTGCACACCGCGCTCGTGGACCGCGACTACTCCGTGCTCGCCGGGGTGGCCGAGGTGTGGAACACCGGGTTCTCCCTGGACGCCTTCGACAGCGCGCTGCAGGTCGCGTCCGGCCCCTACGTCATCGACCACGTCGGGGAGGCCGGCGAGGTCGTGCTCGTGCCCAACGGCCAGTACCCGGGCGACGCCGCCGCGACGAACCCGCTGGTGGTGTGGCCGCGGGAGGCGGACACCACCGAGTTGGTCGCCGAGGGCGCGCTGCGCATCGCCGACGTGCCCACCTCGGATCCCGCCTGGGTCAACCGCGACGACACGATGAACCCCTTCATCGTCGAGCCGGTGGTGGGGCTGCTCACCGACTCCCTCAAGCTTTCCGACGGCGGCGTGATCGCCTCCCCGGAGTACCGCCAGCTCTTCGCCGCCTGCGTGGACCGTCGCGCCGTGGCCGAGGCTTCCTCGCGGATCGCTGGCGTCGAGGTGTCGCCCGTGGTGCTGCACACCGTGCCGCACGATGACCCCATCCACCACCAGCTCGACGACATCGGGCAGTCGCACCTAGAGCCGAACTACGCCAGCGCCAGCGGCCTGTGGGGCATGACGGTCAACGTCGGCTACCAGGGCCCGGACGCGCGTAAGGCCGCGATGGTCGAGGCCCTGGCCACCTCGTGTGAGCAGGCGGGGATCACCGTCGTGGACGCCTCGGCCGAGGGCTCCAGCCTCACCGACCTGGGCAGCGCCACCGAGCAGGGCACCATCGACGCCTTCCTGGGTGCTATCGACCCGCGCACCGAGTACGGCTCCGTGTCGGCGGGGCTGACCCAGGTGGACGCGCTGCGCAAGGCGGAGGAGGCGATGTGGCAGCAGCTGCCGTCGATCCCGCTGGCCGCGGAGCCTCGGATCTTCGTCCGGGACAAGAACGTCAGTAACGTGGTGGTCTATTCGGGCCTGACCGGCATCGGCTGGAACAAGGACCGGTGGCAGTTGAGCACCGGTGAGACGGCGAGTGGGTCCAGTGAGCCCAGTGAGGAAGACAGTTCCAGTGACAGCACAGAAGTACGCTAA